In Saccharomyces cerevisiae S288C chromosome VIII, complete sequence, a genomic segment contains:
- the ERG11 gene encoding sterol 14-demethylase (Lanosterol 14-alpha-demethylase; catalyzes C-14 demethylation of lanosterol to form 4,4''-dimethyl cholesta-8,14,24-triene-3-beta-ol in ergosterol biosynthesis pathway; transcriptionally down-regulated when ergosterol is in excess; member of cytochrome P450 family; associated and coordinately regulated with the P450 reductase Ncp1p; human CYP51A1 functionally complements the lethality of the erg11 null mutation) has protein sequence MSATKSIVGEALEYVNIGLSHFLALPLAQRISLIIIIPFIYNIVWQLLYSLRKDRPPLVFYWIPWVGSAVVYGMKPYEFFEECQKKYGDIFSFVLLGRVMTVYLGPKGHEFVFNAKLADVSAEAAYAHLTTPVFGKGVIYDCPNSRLMEQKKFVKGALTKEAFKSYVPLIAEEVYKYFRDSKNFRLNERTTGTIDVMVTQPEMTIFTASRSLLGKEMRAKLDTDFAYLYSDLDKGFTPINFVFPNLPLEHYRKRDHAQKAISGTYMSLIKERRKNNDIQDRDLIDSLMKNSTYKDGVKMTDQEIANLLIGVLMGGQHTSAATSAWILLHLAERPDVQQELYEEQMRVLDGGKKELTYDLLQEMPLLNQTIKETLRMHHPLHSLFRKVMKDMHVPNTSYVIPAGYHVLVSPGYTHLRDEYFPNAHQFNIHRWNKDSASSYSVGEEVDYGFGAISKGVSSPYLPFGGGRHRCIGEHFAYCQLGVLMSIFIRTLKWHYPEGKTVPPPDFTSMVTLPTGPAKIIWEKRNPEQKI, from the coding sequence ATGTCTGCTACCAAGTCAATCGTTGGAGAGGCATTGGAATACGTAAACATTGGTTTAAGTCATTTCTTGGCTTTACCATTGGCCCAAAGAATCTCTTTGATCATAATAATTCCTTTCATTTACAATATTGTATGGCAATTACTATATTCTTTGAGAAAGGACCGTCCACCTCTAGTGTTTTACTGGATTCCATGGGTCGGTAGTGCTGTTGTGTACGGTATGAAGCCATACGAGTTTTTCGAAGAAtgtcaaaagaaatacggtgatattttttcattcgtTTTGTTAGGAAGAGTCATGACTGTGTATTTAGGACCAAAGGGTCACGAATTTGTCTTCAACGCTAAGTTGGCAGATGTTTCAGCAGAAGCTGCTTACGCTCATTTGACTACTCCAGTTTTCGGTAAAGGTGTTATTTACGATTGTCCAAATTCTAGATTGATGGAGCAAAAGAAGTTTGTTAAGGGTGCTCTAACCAAAGAAGCCTTCAAGAGCTACGTTCCATTGATTGCTGAAGAAGTGTACAAGTACTTCAGAGACTCCAAAAACTTCCGTTTGAATGAAAGAACTACTGGTACTATTGACGTGATGGTTACTCAACCTGAAATGACTATTTTCACCGCTTCAAGATCATTATTGGGTAAGGAAATGAGAGCAAAATTGGATACCGATTTTGCTTACTTGTACAGTGATTTGGATAAGGGTTTCACTCCAATCAACTTCGTCTTCCCTAACTTACCATTGGAACACTATAGAAAGAGAGATCACGCTCAAAAGGCTATCTCCGGTACTTACATGTCTTTGATtaaggaaagaagaaagaacaaCGACATTCAAGACAGAGATTTGATCGATTCCTTGATGAAGAACTCTACCTACAAGGATGGTGTGAAGATGACTGATCAAGAAATCGCTAACTTGTTAATTGGTGTCTTAATGGGTGGTCAACATACTTCTGCTGCCACTTCTGCTTGGATTTTGTTGCACTTGGCTGAAAGACCAGATGTCCAACAAGAATTGTACGAAGAACAAATGCGTGTTTTGGATGGTGGTAAGAAGGAATTGACCTACGATTTATTACAAGAAATGCCATTGTTGAACCAAACTATTAAGGAAACTCTAAGAATGCACCATCCATTGCACTCTTTGTTCCGTAAGGTTATGAAAGATATGCACGTTCCAAACACTTCTTATGTCATCCCAGCAGGTTATCACGTTTTGGTTTCTCCAGGTTACACTCATTTAAGAGACGAATACTTCCCTAATGCTCACCAATTCAACATTCACCGTTGGAACAAAGATTCTGCCTCCTCTTATTCCGTCGGTGAAGAAGTCGATTACGGTTTCGGTGCCATTTCTAAGGGTGTCAGCTCTCCATACTTACCTTTCGGTGGTGGTAGACACAGATGTATCGGTGAACACTTTGCTTACTGTCAGCTAGGTGTTCTAATGTCCATTTTTATCAGAACATTAAAATGGCATTACCCAGAGGGTAAGACCGTTCCACCTCCTGACTTTACATCTATGGTTACTCTTCCAACCGGTCCAGCCAAGATCATCTGGGAAAAGAGAAATCCAGAACAAAAGATCTAA
- a CDS encoding uncharacterized protein (hypothetical protein; identified by expression profiling and mass spectrometry; SWAT-GFP fusion protein localizes to the nucleus) — translation MHRKKRKKEKKRTEKDNTTNLPPLFLFPCSLSLPTLLAPVHYIPTRLTHHQAENQLFLLLFQPIIVKPLRS, via the coding sequence ATGCATcgtaaaaaaagaaaaaaagaaaagaaaagaaccGAAAAAGACAATACAACCAACCTTCCTccactttttctttttccttgttCTCTCTCGCTTCCTACGTTACTCGCGCCTGTGCACTACATTCCCACCAGATTAACTCACCACCAGGCAGAGAACCAATTGTTCTTGTTATTGTTCCAACCGATAATTGTAAAGCCATTAAGGTCGTAA
- the SOD2 gene encoding superoxide dismutase SOD2 (Mitochondrial manganese superoxide dismutase; protects cells against oxygen toxicity and oxidative stress; human mitochondrial SOD2 can complement a yeast null mutant and human cytoplasmic SOD1 can also complement when targeted to the mitochondrial matrix): MFAKTAAANLTKKGGLSLLSTTARRTKVTLPDLKWDFGALEPYISGQINELHYTKHHQTYVNGFNTAVDQFQELSDLLAKEPSPANARKMIAIQQNIKFHGGGFTNHCLFWENLAPESQGGGEPPTGALAKAIDEQFGSLDELIKLTNTKLAGVQGSGWAFIVKNLSNGGKLDVVQTYNQDTVTGPLVPLVAIDAWEHAYYLQYQNKKADYFKAIWNVVNWKEASRRFDAGKI; this comes from the coding sequence ATGTTCGCGAAAACAGCAGCTGCTAATTTAACCAAGAAGGGTGGTTTGTCATTGCTCTCCACCACAGCAAGGAGAACCAAAGTCACCTTGCCAGACTTGAAGTGGGACTTCGGTGCATTGGAACCTTATATCTCCGGTCAAATCAACGAATTGCATTACACCAAGCACCATCAAACTTATGTGAACGGATTCAACACTGCTGTTGACCAATTCCAAGAACTCTCAGATCTTCTGGCCAAGGAGCCCTCTCCCGCAAAcgcaagaaaaatgattgCTATCCAACAAAACATCAAGTTCCATGGCGGTGGTTTCACAAACCACTGTCTATTCTGGGAAAACCTGGCTCCAGAGTCGCAGGGCGGTGGTGAACCACCCACCGGCGCTTTGGCAAAGGCAATCGACGAGCAGTTTGGCAGTCTGGACGAGCTGATTAAGTTGACCAACACAAAGCTAGCAGGCGTGCAGGGCTCCGGATGGGCCTTCATTGTGAAAAACCTCTCTAATGGAGGCAAGCTGGACGTTGTTCAAACCTACAACCAGGATACCGTCACAGGCCCACTAGTTCCTCTAGTTGCCATTGACGCCTGGGAACACGCCTACTACTTGCAGTACCAAAACAAGAAAGCCGACTACTTCAAAGCCATTTGGAATGTGGTCAACTGGAAAGAAGCATCCAGAAGATTCGATGCTGGCAAGATctga
- the TDA3 gene encoding Tda3p (Putative oxidoreductase involved in late endosome to Golgi transport; physical and genetical interactions with Btn2p; null mutant is viable, has extended S phase, and sensitive to expression of top1-T722A allele; similar to human FOXRED1), with product MGEDFMHPPFQTYPSKNSEGKKHIVIVGGGIIGCCTAYYLTQHPSFSPSTHHITIIESRRIAGGASGKAGGLLASWAFPHQIVPLSFQLHQELSDEYDGENNWDYRRLTTVSLEADVREEVIENYERLSKKAYNLNVPPPKKRPGYISNKFNIGDSNSSLSSSGSSLKNDSASNEEEGSDIHVSSSVPSLHSLTNERMRSHTNSASDLDSVSPVEQLRETNIHNPLPADLDWIRRELVNDWSSLGGTDTTAQLHPYKFTHFILSKAMETGAVDLLLGKVVGLKCDEMDCVHSLKYLPSVVKNRRNSRGHAENPDIKLGTIFNDENAKPIEINDIQQIVLSMGPWTSKILKDCPISGLRAHSVTIKPSEKTVSPYAILAELKVNDREFFSPEMYARKDEVYVCGEGDTLVNIPESSDDVEVVSEKCDELYHYVSKLSPTLSKGHLLRKQACFLPVLNVPTSSGPLIGETNVKDLYIASGHSCWGINNAPATGKLMAEILLDGEATSAEISSLDPKLYFDATILS from the coding sequence ATGGGTGAAGATTTTATGCACCCACCGTTTCAAACGTACCCTTCAAAGAACAGCGAAGGGAAAAAACATATTGTCATTGTAGGTGGCGGTATCATCGGTTGCTGTACTGCTTACTACTTGACCCAGCATCCAAGTTTCAGCCCTTCGACGCATCATATTACCATCATTGAATCGAGGCGCATTGCTGGAGGGGCTTCTGGTAAAGCAGGTGGCTTGCTTGCATCTTGGGCTTTCCCTCACCAAATCGTACCTTTAAGTTTCCAGCTACATCAGGAGTTGAGTGATGAATATGATGGAGAAAACAACTGGGACTACAGAAGATTGACGACTGTGTCCTTAGAAGCAGATGTTCGCGAAGAAGTCATTGAAAACTACGAAAGACTGAGCAAGAAGGCATATAATCTGAATGTCCCTCCTCCAAAGAAGAGACCGGGCTACATATCCAACAAGTTTAACATCGGGGACTCTAATTCATCTTTGAGTTCTTCGGgctcttctttgaaaaacgaCTCCGCTAGTAACGAGGAAGAAGGATCAGACATTCATGTTTCTAGCTCAGTACCCAGTTTACACTCTCTAACAAATGAGCGCATGAGAAGCCACACAAATAGCGCATCTGATCTTGACTCTGTAAGTCCCGTGGAGCAACTGAGAGAGACTAATATCCATAATCCTTTGCCTGCTGATTTAGATTGGATAAGAAGAGAATTGGTTAATGATTGGTCATCACTAGGTGGTACTGATACCACAGCGCAGCTTCATCCCTATaaattcacccatttcATCTTATCGAAGGCAATGGAAACAGGTGCTGTCGATCTTCTCCTAGGTAAGGTAGTTGGGCTAAAGTGTGACGAGATGGATTGTGTTCATTCTCTTAAGTACCTTCCATCTGTCGTCAAGAATCGCAGAAATAGCAGAGGGCATGCAGAAAATCCAGACATTAAGCTGGGTACAATCTTCAACGATGAGAACGCGAAGCCCATTGAAATCAATGACATCCAGCAGATTGTTTTGAGTATGGGACCCTGGACTTCCAAGATTCTAAAAGATTGTCCAATTTCTGGATTGAGAGCCCACTCTGTCACCATTAAGCCTAGTGAAAAGACAGTTTCACCTTACGCTATTCTTGCTGAACTAAAAGTTAACGACCGTGAATTTTTCTCCCCTGAAATGTATGCTAGAAAAGATGAAGTTTATGTGTGCGGCGAAGGCGACACTTTAGTCAATATACCTGAAAGTTCGGACGATGTGGAGGTAGTTTCGGAGAAGTGTGATGAATTGTACCATTACGTATCCAAATTATCGCCAACTCTATCAAAGGGCCATCTCTTGCGGAAACAAGCCTGTTTTTTGCCAGTTTTAAACGTTCCTACAAGTTCTGGTCCCTTAATTGGTGAGACAAATGTCAAGGATCTTTATATTGCAAGTGGACATTCTTGTTGGGGTATTAACAATGCGCCAGCAACAGGTAAATTAATGGCTGAGATTCTCCTTGATGGCGAAGCAACCTCTGCGGAAATCTCAAGTTTGGATCCAAAGTTATATTTCGACGCCACCATCCTTTCTTAA
- the RPL27A gene encoding 60S ribosomal protein eL27 RPL27A (Ribosomal 60S subunit protein L27A; homologous to mammalian ribosomal protein L27, no bacterial homolog; RPL27A has a paralog, RPL27B, that arose from the whole genome duplication) produces MAKFLKAGKVAVVVRGRYAGKKVVIVKPHDEGSKSHPFGHALVAGIERYPLKVTKKHGAKKVAKRTKIKPFIKVVNYNHLLPTRYTLDVEAFKSVVSTETFEQPSQREEAKKVVKKAFEERHQAGKNQWFFSKLRF; encoded by the exons atggctaAGTTCTTGAAAGCTGGTAAAGTTG CTGTCGTTGTCCGTGGTCGTTACGCCGGTAAGAAGGTTGTTATCGTTAAACCACATGATGAAGGTTCCAAGTCTCACCCATTTGGTCACGCTTTGGTTGCCGGTATTGAAAGATACCCATTGAAGGTCACCAAGAAGCACGGTGCCAAGAAGGTTGCTAAGAGAACCAAGATCAAGCCTTTCATCAAGGTCGTCAACTACAACCATTTATTGCCAACCAGATACACTTTAGATGTTGAAGCTTTCAAATCCGTTGTTTCTACTGAAACTTTCGAACAACCTTCCCAACGTGAAGAAGCTAAGAAAGTCGTCAAGAAGGCTTTCGAAGAAAGACACCAAGCTGGTAAGAACCAATGGTTCTTCTCTAAGTTGAGATTTTAA
- the DIA4 gene encoding putative serine--tRNA ligase DIA4 (Probable mitochondrial seryl-tRNA synthetase; mutant displays increased invasive and pseudohyphal growth), producing MIIRRLFSISNRSFFLKKPQFDVKKIIEMIPQYQTSIQNRELIEADSIIRSLQLLGERYQNIKEIDKVIADIQIQRKSIEAQIKKDKTKITEYSAALKALKEQYNDQNSKSSELKKKILETCKSLPNTLDPTVPLDAPQIEQWINPLKTHKTSEAQAHVDIMLKKNMLDLQTASNVTGMSWYYLLNDGARLEQALVAYALKKANENGFSSCVPPSITKKELIDACGFNPRDMNNERQIYALQDTNLGLVATAEIPLAGLGANKVLELNSGECSKKLVGVSRCYRAEAGARGKDTKGLYRVHEFTKVELFCWSKPETSAKVLEEIKQFQISVVEELGIPAKVLNMPSNDLGNPAFKKYDIEAWMPGRGKFGEISSASNCTDFQSRRLNTKYRDDNTGKLEYVHTLNGTAMAIPRVIVALVENFYDPSTGKISVPECLREFMNGQRYI from the coding sequence ATGATTATAAGGCgcttattttcaatttcaaatcgCTCATTCTTCTTGAAGAAACCTCAATTtgatgtaaaaaaaataatagagATGATTCCTCAGTACCAAACTTCTATCCAGAATAGAGAGCTGATAGAGGCGGATAGTATTATACGAAGCTTACAACTGTTGGGTGAACGGtatcaaaatataaaagagaTTGATAAAGTTATTGCGGATATTCAAATACAGAGGAAATCAATTGAGGCtcaaatcaaaaaggataaaacaaaaattacGGAATACTCAGCTGCGCTGAAGGCCCTGAAAGAACAGTACAACGATCAAAATAGCAAATCGTCGGAgctgaaaaagaaaatcttgGAGACCTGCAAATCACTTCCAAATACCTTGGATCCTACGGTCCCATTAGATGCCCCACAGATTGAACAATGGATAAACCCTTTAAAAACACATAAAACTTCAGAAGCTCAGGCGCATGTTGATATCATGcttaaaaagaatatgtTAGACCTACAGACTGCCTCGAACGTTACAGGAATGTCATGGTACTATCTATTGAATGACGGAGCACGTCTCGAACAAGCATTGGTAGCATATGCATTGAAAAAGGCAAACGAAAATGGGTTTTCAAGCTGCGTACCGCCAAGCATCACGAAGAAGGAGTTAATAGATGCATGTGGATTTAATCCAAGAGATATGAATAATGAAAGGCAAATTTACGCTCTTCAAGACACCAATTTAGGATTGGTGGCTACCGCGGAGATACCTTTGGCAGGTCTAGGGGCAAACAAAGTTCTAGAGTTAAACTCGGGAGAATGTTCTAAGAAACTAGTTGGAGTAAGTAGATGTTACAGAGCTGAGGCAGGTGCCAGGGGAAAAGATACGAAAGGTCTCTATCGCGTTCATGAGTTTACTAAAGTAGAATTATTTTGCTGGAGCAAGCCAGAAACCAGTGCAAAGGTCCTTGAGGAAATAAAGCAATTTCAGATTTCTGTAGTTGAGGAATTAGGAATACCGGCCAAAGTACTAAATATGCCATCAAACGATCTTGGTAATCCCGCTTTCAAGAAATACGACATCGAAGCTTGGATGCCAGGAAGGGGGAAATTTGGCGAGATAAGTAGTGCCTCCAATTGTACCGATTTCCAAAGTAGAAGATTAAATACAAAGTACAGGGACGATAACACAGGAAAGCTAGAATATGTGCACACGCTGAATGGCACAGCAATGGCTATCCCAAGAGTGATAGTAGCACTAGTAGAAAATTTCTATGACCCAAGCACCGGTAAGATATCTGTTCCTGAATGTTTGAGGGAGTTTATGAATGGCCAACGATACATTTAA
- the VPS29 gene encoding retromer subunit VPS29 (Subunit of the membrane-associated retromer complex; endosomal protein; essential for endosome-to-Golgi retrograde transport; forms a subcomplex with Vps35p and Vps26p that selects cargo proteins for endosome-to-Golgi retrieval), whose amino-acid sequence MLLLALSDAHIPDRATDLPVKFKKLLSVPDKISQVALLGNSTKSYDFLKFVNQISNNITIVRGEFDNGHLPSTKKDKASDNSRPMEEIPMNSIIRQGALKIGCCSGYTVVPKNDPLSLLALARQLDVDILLWGGTHNVEAYTLEGKFFVNPGSCTGAFNTDWPIVFDVEDSDEAVTSEVDKPTKENQSEDDDAKGGSTGKEQPGSYTPKEGTAGERENENESNVKPENQFKEDEVDMSDSDINGSNSPSFCLLDIQGNTCTLYIYLYVNGEVKVDKVVYEKE is encoded by the exons ATGTTGTTGTTAGCATTAAGTGATGCACATATTCCTGATAGAGCAACT GATTTACCtgtaaaattcaaaaaattactaaGCGTTCCTGATAAAATATCTCAGGTCGCTTTATTAGGTAATAGTACAAAGTCTTATgactttttgaaatttgtcAATCAGATATCTAACAATATAACAATCGTAAGAGGAGAATTTGATAATGGGCACTTACCAAGCACGAAGAAAGATAAAGCATCAGATAACTCTAGACCGATGGAAGAAATTCCTATGAATAGTATAATAAGGCAAGGTGCTTTGAAAATCGGCTGTTGTAGCGGTTATACCGTTGTGCCAAAGAACGACCCCTTATCTTTGTTAGCATTGGCACGCCAGTTGGATGTAGACATTTTATTGTGGGGTGGTACTCATAACGTTGAAGCTTATACCTTAGAGggaaaatttttcgttAATCCAGGTAGCTGTACGGGTGCTTTTAATACAGATTGGCCAATTGTCTTTGATGTTGAGGATAGCGATGAAGCTGTGACATCAGAGGTGGACAAGCCGACTAAGGAGAATCAGTCGGAGGATGACGATGCCAAGGGTGGATCAACAGGAAAGGAACAACCTGGGTCTTACACGCCTAAAGAAGGCACTGCTGGGGAACGTGAGAATGAGAATGAAAGCAACGTTAAGCCTGAAAACCAATTTAAGGAAGACGAGGTTGATATGTCAGATTCGGATATAAATGGGTCTAATTCACCAAGTTTCTGCCTCTTGGATATTCAAGGCAATACCTGCACGTTATACATTTATTTATACGTTAATGGAGAAGTGAAGGTCGATAAAGTGGTTTATGAAAAGGAATAG
- the ARD1 gene encoding peptide alpha-N-acetyltransferase complex A subunit ARD1 (Subunit of protein N-terminal acetyltransferase NatA; NatA comprises Nat1p, Ard1p, Nat5p; acetylates many proteins to influence telomeric silencing, cell cycle, heat-shock resistance, mating, sporulation, early stages of mitophagy; protein abundance increases under DNA replication stress; mutations in human homolog X-linked NAA10 lead to Ogden syndrome (S37P) and intellectual disability (R116W); expression of human NAA10 and NAA15 can complement ard1 nat1 double mutant) has translation MPINIRRATINDIICMQNANLHNLPENYMMKYYMYHILSWPEASFVATTTTLDCEDSDEQDENDKLELTLDGTNDGRTIKLDPTYLAPGEKLVGYVLVKMNDDPDQQNEPPNGHITSLSVMRTYRRMGIAENLMRQALFALREVHQAEYVSLHVRQSNRAALHLYRDTLAFEVLSIEKSYYQDGEDAYAMKKVLKLEELQISNFTHRRLKENEEKLEDDLESDLLEDIIKQGVNDIIV, from the coding sequence ATGCCTATTAATATTCGCAGAGCGACAATCAATGACATTATATGTATGCAAAATGCCAACCTTCATAACCTACCCGAAAATTATATGATGAAATATTATATGTATCATATTCTCTCGTGGCCAGAGGCTTCGTTTGTTGCTACTACCACCACTTTGGACTGTGAAGATAGTGATGAACAAGATGAGAACGACAAATTGGAATTGACCTTAGATGGGACCAATGACGGCAGGACAATCAAGTTGGATCCAACATACTTGGCTCCGGGCGAAAAATTAGTTGGATACGTTCTCGTGAAGATGAACGACGACCCCGACCAGCAAAACGAGCCACCAAATGGTCATATTACTTCCTTAAGTGTCATGAGAACCTATAGAAGGATGGGGATTGCCGAAAACTTAATGAGACAAGCTTTATTTGCGTTGAGAGAAGTTCATCAAGCGGAATATGTTTCCTTGCATGTGAGACAATCTAATAGAGCAGCTTTACACTTGTACAGGGACACATTGGCGTTTGAGGTGTTGAGTATCGAGAAAAGCTACTATCAGGATGGTGAAGATGCATACGCCATGAAGAAGGTTTTAAAATTAGAGGAGTTGCAGATAAGCAACTTCACCCATCGCCGTTTGAAAGAGAATGAGGAAAAACTAGAAGACGATCTAGAAAGCGATCTACTAGAGGATATCATTAAGCAAGGCGTAAATGATATCATTGTATAA
- the SPO13 gene encoding Spo13p (Meiotic regulator; involved in maintaining sister chromatid cohesion during meiosis I as well as promoting proper attachment of kinetochores to the spindle during meiosis I and meiosis II; promotes phosphorylation of Cdc5p substrates in MI and impacts Hrr25p function in MII; substrate of the anaphase-promoting complex (APC) that is degraded during anaphase I; expressed solely in meiotic cells) — protein sequence MAPRKRFRLLELGSPTHSKRKVQKPLQEKTPNLRVSPLAFKIGKEIKNKEIRKTKKTESENIFNSKHVDLRLESPHPGLNFVSDAQQYSKAGDVRYLKNKSSNTLKNERQTIERPSFDNSLRFEDIEQPPKSTSTPVLSQSSQINVEREAPMFPVPYYIAPSPMYNFSPYQNFVGNPTFLTPSHNPNLNYAIPIQRPELLYPNVNVYDSPLFKKTRLPHQTKSLDKEKNYQYLPIYPVSISNNGDFVGQETPRAAPKLSKKRLSNTLDVNCSDYESSGQNATYNDSESSLN from the coding sequence ATGGCACCCAGAAAACGCTTTAGGCTACTCGAATTAGGGTCACCAACACATTCTAAAAGGAAAGTTCAAAAACCTCTTCAAGAGAAGACCCCAAACTTGCGAGTTTCTCCACTTGCTTTTAAAATTGGtaaagaaatcaagaataaGGAAAtcagaaaaacaaaaaaaacagaatcagaaaatatattcaatTCGAAACATGTCGATTTAAGACTAGAAAGCCCACATCCAGGATTAAATTTTGTAAGTGATGCTCAACAGTACTCAAAGGCTGGAGATGTTcgatatttgaaaaataaatcaagCAATACCTTGAAAAACGAAAGACAAACAATAGAGCGCCCCTCATTTGATAATTCCTTAAGGTTCGAGGACATTGAGCAGCCTCCAAAATCTACTTCAACGCCGGTTCTTTCTCAATCTTCTCAAATAAATGTAGAAAGAGAAGCACCCATGTTTCCAGTTCCTTACTATATTGCTCCTTCTCCTATGTATAATTTTAGCCCGTATCAAAATTTCGTTGGAAACCCAACGTTCCTGACGCCAAGTCATAACCCAAACCTAAACTATGCCATTCCCATCCAACGGCCGGAGTTGCTTTATCCGAATGTTAACGTATACGATTCGCCATTGTTTAAGAAAACAAGACTGCCCCATCAGACCAAAAGTctagataaagaaaaaaattaccaaTATCTTCCAATATATCCGGTCTCGATTTCTAATAACGGAGATTTTGTTGGCCAAGAGACACCAAGGGCAGCACCAAAGTTAAGTAAAAAGAGACTTTCAAATACATTGGATGTTAATTGTTCCGATTATGAGTCTAGTGGACAAAATGCAACTTATAATGATAGTGAGTCTTCCCTTAATTAA